In Aquimarina sp. TRL1, a single window of DNA contains:
- a CDS encoding tol-pal system YbgF family protein — MEYDETVYRKIDAYIRGELSEDDKNAFEEEMAADIRLKKEVMMQLSVKDVATDNGWNLIEKKEYKEEIDAVVSYRRSEVYERDIQAVKQGGKRYFEKEENQGRQKKKKYLYALLGAVGVIIFFFVTLFTGEPQTSELYAMYNEWDNLPSFVTQGTQKNILIIGEQAFTEKEYERVIAIFTDVVETNKTDQLPYVLAYLGASYLELEAYEKAITVFDQLLETETVESSKAYWYKAMVYLRKGDVENVKKQLHLILNDPENYNFDKATQLLEEL, encoded by the coding sequence ATGGAATACGATGAAACTGTATATAGAAAGATTGATGCTTACATCCGAGGGGAGCTAAGTGAGGATGATAAAAATGCATTCGAAGAAGAAATGGCAGCGGATATTAGGCTAAAAAAAGAAGTCATGATGCAGCTGTCTGTCAAAGATGTTGCTACGGATAATGGATGGAACCTCATAGAAAAAAAAGAATATAAAGAAGAGATTGATGCTGTTGTGAGCTATAGAAGAAGCGAAGTGTATGAAAGAGATATTCAAGCTGTAAAACAAGGAGGGAAAAGATATTTTGAGAAGGAGGAAAACCAGGGGAGACAAAAGAAAAAAAAGTATCTGTATGCTCTTTTAGGAGCCGTAGGAGTAATTATTTTCTTTTTTGTTACGCTATTCACTGGAGAACCTCAAACATCAGAATTATATGCTATGTATAATGAGTGGGATAATTTACCCTCGTTTGTTACACAAGGAACTCAAAAAAACATATTGATAATCGGGGAGCAGGCCTTTACAGAAAAAGAATATGAACGAGTTATAGCAATATTTACGGATGTAGTAGAGACCAATAAAACAGATCAGTTACCTTATGTGTTAGCGTATTTAGGAGCTTCTTATCTGGAGCTGGAAGCATATGAAAAAGCAATAACTGTTTTTGACCAGTTGTTAGAGACAGAAACTGTAGAAAGTAGTAAGGCTTATTGGTATAAAGCAATGGTGTACTTGCGAAAAGGAGATGTGGAGAATGTAAAGAAGCAGTTGCATTTGATTCTTAATGACCCAGAAAACTACAACTTTGACAAAGCAACGCAGCTATTAGAAGAATTATAA
- a CDS encoding DUF6607 family protein, protein MKRVAFISIYFCALALINAQTKKQQDQKAIKDMCGCYEVGFNFAETFSYSKDSTYKPSKKKHAKAIEWVQLVEDADDKIAMQHLLVINDTMVIKHWRQDWLFQNTDQYLFNANNNWKFNKLSPEAVKGQWTQRVFQVDDSPRYEGSATWVHVDGKSFWENRTSAPLPRREYTKRSDYNVTIRGNRHEITKTGWNHLQNNDKVIRASNKEDIVLAKEFGLNTYTKVDDSKCVAAQKWWKENTEVWKKVRNKWSSVFSKNKDLTLSAKVKNKRLYKYLFDLEATAKDKEISDIIDSFVVQQ, encoded by the coding sequence ATGAAAAGAGTAGCATTCATCAGTATCTATTTCTGTGCACTAGCATTGATCAATGCACAAACAAAAAAACAACAAGACCAAAAAGCCATTAAAGACATGTGCGGTTGTTATGAAGTTGGTTTTAATTTTGCCGAAACATTTTCCTATTCCAAGGATTCGACTTATAAGCCATCTAAGAAAAAACATGCCAAAGCAATTGAATGGGTACAATTGGTTGAAGACGCTGATGATAAAATTGCCATGCAACATTTGTTAGTGATCAATGATACGATGGTGATTAAACACTGGAGACAAGATTGGTTATTTCAAAATACAGATCAATATTTATTTAATGCAAATAACAACTGGAAATTCAATAAATTATCTCCGGAGGCTGTAAAAGGTCAGTGGACTCAGAGAGTATTTCAGGTAGATGATAGTCCTAGATATGAAGGGTCTGCTACCTGGGTTCATGTAGATGGCAAAAGCTTTTGGGAAAACAGAACTAGTGCCCCTCTTCCAAGAAGAGAGTATACCAAACGAAGTGATTATAATGTGACTATTAGAGGAAATAGACATGAAATCACCAAAACCGGATGGAATCATTTACAGAATAATGATAAAGTGATCAGAGCATCAAACAAAGAAGATATTGTTTTGGCAAAAGAGTTTGGACTTAACACTTATACAAAAGTTGATGACAGCAAATGTGTAGCTGCCCAGAAATGGTGGAAAGAAAACACAGAAGTTTGGAAAAAAGTAAGGAATAAGTGGAGTTCAGTTTTTAGCAAAAACAAAGACTTAACACTATCTGCCAAAGTAAAAAACAAGAGGCTTTACAAATACTTATTCGATTTGGAAGCCACAGCTAAAGATAAAGAAATAAGTGACATTATTGATTCTTTTGTCGTTCAACAATAA
- a CDS encoding TonB-dependent siderophore receptor has protein sequence MRSFLFSISLIISCFSFSQEVQKKTDSTHIQEQKLEEVMITATRTYRQVSSLPLPAQIVTKKEIEAINSVRLSDILNEQTGLITIPDFGGGEGVQMQGFDSQYILILIDGVPLVGRSAGTLDMNRITLGNVKQIEVVKGASSSLYGSEALGGVINIITEKKFDGLHGSVNYRFSDYNVHDGNLALTYGADKISVKGFFNRYSSDGYDLNPLDITNTVDPFSNYTISSQLRYEWSEKTAILVSGRYYDQKQEVVSSAGNEGEGNLEEWNARVKISHSFSEKTKGYLDIYSTQYKAEEFLQGTNGEKLDESFFDQRLQLPEARMTYTVNKNHSFIGGVGWKNERLERTSFSDNPEFNSQYVYVQYDGHFFGKLNVIPGFRFDNHSEYASHFSPKIALRYNISDRVAVKTSVGVGFKAPDFRQLYFDFTNSSVGYTVLGYNAAPTRIRELQALGLINRIVIPLTEFDGKLKSESSVNYNLGLVYKPIEGLSVDINAFRNDLKDMIETQVIANKTNGQNVFSYQNISKVYTYGIETNVKYKISPSILFTAGYQLLYAKDKEAQEAFENGQVFARDPETLSAFQLSEKDYFGLLNRSRHMINGKIFYTHPRWKLNTNIRATYRSKYGLFDSNNNTYLDDYDVFVEDYVILDWAINKTIYESYTMSFGVDNIFDYTDAANISNLPGRMVYGKVMFKF, from the coding sequence GTGAGATCATTTTTGTTTAGTATATCGTTGATTATTAGTTGTTTTTCTTTTTCTCAGGAAGTTCAAAAAAAAACAGACTCTACCCATATTCAGGAACAAAAACTGGAGGAGGTTATGATTACAGCTACGCGTACCTATCGACAGGTTTCTTCCCTTCCTTTACCTGCTCAGATTGTAACCAAGAAAGAAATAGAAGCAATTAACTCAGTACGCTTAAGTGATATTCTTAACGAACAAACAGGGTTAATTACTATTCCTGATTTTGGAGGAGGAGAGGGAGTACAAATGCAAGGTTTTGATTCTCAGTATATCTTGATCTTAATAGATGGAGTACCTCTTGTAGGGCGTTCGGCAGGAACGCTGGATATGAATAGAATAACATTAGGTAATGTTAAACAAATAGAGGTCGTCAAAGGAGCTTCTTCTAGCTTGTACGGATCAGAAGCATTGGGAGGAGTAATCAATATCATTACAGAAAAGAAGTTTGATGGATTACATGGAAGTGTGAATTATCGTTTTAGTGATTATAATGTTCACGATGGAAATCTCGCATTGACATATGGAGCAGATAAGATATCTGTCAAAGGTTTTTTTAATCGTTATAGCAGTGATGGATATGATCTGAACCCTTTAGATATAACAAATACAGTAGACCCTTTCTCCAATTATACTATCAGTTCTCAATTGCGTTATGAGTGGTCAGAAAAGACAGCCATTCTGGTTTCGGGAAGATACTATGATCAGAAACAAGAGGTAGTCTCTTCTGCTGGAAATGAAGGAGAAGGGAACTTAGAAGAATGGAATGCACGTGTAAAAATCAGCCATTCTTTTTCTGAAAAAACAAAAGGATATCTGGATATATATAGTACACAATATAAAGCCGAAGAGTTTCTACAGGGTACTAACGGAGAAAAACTGGATGAGAGTTTTTTTGATCAACGATTACAGCTTCCCGAAGCTAGAATGACGTATACAGTGAATAAAAACCATTCATTTATAGGAGGGGTAGGATGGAAGAATGAACGACTTGAGCGAACCAGTTTTTCCGATAATCCTGAGTTTAATTCCCAGTATGTATACGTACAGTATGATGGGCATTTTTTTGGAAAATTGAATGTAATTCCCGGATTTAGGTTTGATAACCATAGTGAATATGCTTCTCATTTTAGTCCCAAAATAGCTTTGCGATATAATATCTCTGATAGAGTAGCAGTAAAGACCAGTGTAGGGGTAGGTTTTAAAGCACCGGATTTCAGACAATTGTATTTTGATTTTACAAATTCTTCTGTCGGGTATACTGTATTGGGCTATAATGCTGCTCCCACAAGAATTAGAGAGTTACAAGCTCTGGGTTTAATCAACAGAATTGTAATCCCGCTTACTGAATTTGACGGAAAACTAAAATCAGAAAGCTCAGTGAATTATAATCTTGGACTTGTTTATAAACCTATAGAAGGGCTATCAGTTGATATCAATGCATTTCGTAATGATCTGAAAGATATGATAGAAACTCAGGTAATAGCGAATAAAACAAATGGTCAGAACGTATTTAGTTATCAGAATATTAGCAAGGTATATACCTATGGGATAGAAACAAATGTAAAATATAAAATATCTCCTTCTATTCTATTTACTGCAGGATACCAATTATTGTATGCCAAGGATAAAGAAGCACAGGAGGCTTTTGAAAATGGTCAGGTTTTTGCCAGAGACCCGGAAACGTTGAGTGCTTTTCAGTTATCAGAGAAAGATTATTTCGGTCTGTTGAACAGGTCTCGTCATATGATTAATGGAAAAATCTTTTATACCCACCCCAGATGGAAATTAAATACCAATATCAGAGCGACCTATAGAAGTAAATATGGACTTTTTGATTCGAATAATAATACCTACCTGGATGATTATGATGTGTTTGTCGAGGACTATGTGATTTTGGATTGGGCGATTAATAAGACAATTTATGAATCGTATACAATGAGTTTTGGGGTGGATAATATATTCGATTATACAGATGCAGCGAATATTTCGAATCTTCCTGGAAGAATGGTTTATGGGAAAGTAATGTTTAAATTTTAA
- a CDS encoding RNA polymerase sigma factor, whose amino-acid sequence MQSGNRFIEALLKGDSVVISEIYERFFPKVLQFILQNKGCHARAKDVFQESLISIILAVRERGLEIDNFEAYLFTVSKNMWRRELEKQKKWVIKDKEVALVDKDTDMAMFAVEQKRFELYQEQYDQLSENCKELLSLFFNGVSYQEIIKEFSYATINTARQRIFKCRSKLMKLIKSKM is encoded by the coding sequence ATGCAATCAGGAAATCGTTTTATAGAAGCATTATTGAAGGGGGATAGTGTGGTGATCTCAGAAATATATGAGAGATTCTTTCCTAAGGTTTTACAATTTATTCTTCAAAATAAAGGATGCCATGCCAGAGCGAAAGATGTTTTTCAGGAATCTTTAATCAGTATCATACTTGCAGTAAGGGAGCGAGGGTTAGAAATAGATAATTTTGAAGCCTATTTGTTTACCGTAAGTAAAAATATGTGGCGAAGAGAACTAGAAAAGCAAAAAAAATGGGTAATAAAAGATAAAGAGGTTGCACTAGTAGATAAAGATACGGATATGGCAATGTTTGCAGTAGAGCAAAAACGTTTTGAACTGTATCAGGAACAATATGATCAGCTGTCAGAAAATTGCAAAGAGTTACTTTCGTTGTTTTTTAATGGAGTTTCTTATCAGGAAATTATCAAAGAGTTTTCATATGCGACAATTAATACAGCGAGACAACGAATCTTTAAGTGTAGAAGTAAATTAATGAAACTAATAAAATCCAAGATGTGA